From the Primulina tabacum isolate GXHZ01 chromosome 15, ASM2559414v2, whole genome shotgun sequence genome, one window contains:
- the LOC142527603 gene encoding GDSL esterase/lipase At4g26790-like has protein sequence MQPTTNHYYLIKIGFITKKGKSISNQEASDMEMASLFLVLLFLQQIPELDAKVSSIIVFGDSTVDSGNNNYIPTVLKSNFKPYGRDFDGGKATGRFSNGRIPPDFIAEAFGIKKTIPAYLDPAYNIKDFVTGVCFASAGTGYDNLTSNVLQVIPLWKELDYYKQYQQWLRDYLGKVKADEVISEALYIISIGTNDFLENYYLLPHRPSKYSVEEYQKFLAGIASTFITQIYQLGARKISITGLPPMGCLPLERTTNLASGGGCIEKYNNVSLDFNKKLQVLIETLNKELSGLQLVLTDPYAILYDMIRNPHSFGFEKVAVACCGTGMIEMSYLCNEHNPYTCSDANKYVFWDSFHPTEKTNAIIAEYAVRTSLAAFY, from the exons ATGCAACCCACAACTAaccattattatttaataaaaattggtTTTATAACCAAAAAAGGCAAAAGCATTTCCAATCAAGAAGCCAGCGACATGGAAATGGCTTCACTTTTTTTAGTCCTCCTGTTTCTGCAGCAAATCCCTGAACTTGATGCTAAAGTTTCATCCATTATCGTGTTTGGAGATTCTACGGTTGATTCTGGAAACAATAATTACATTCCCACAGTTCTGAAGAGTAACTTCAAGCCTTATGGTCGGGATTTCGATGGAGGTAAAGCCACTGGTCGGTTTTCCAATGGTAGGATTCCACCAGATTTTATAGCAGAGGCTTTTGGGATAAAGAAAACCATACCAGCTTACTTGGATCCAGCGTACAATATCAAGGATTTCGTTACAGGTGTCTGCTTTGCTTCCGCTGGAACTGGTTATGATAATCTCACATCTAATGTTCTT caAGTAATTCCTCTATGGAAGGAACTAGATTACTACAAACAGTACCAGCAGTGGCTACGAGACTATCTGGGTAAAGTTAAGGCAGACGAGGTCATAAGTGAAGCTCTGTACATTATCAGCATAGGAACAAATGATTTCTTAGAGAACTATTATTTACTTCCGCATAGACCATCAAAGTACTCTGTTGAAGAGTACCAGAAATTTTTGGCAGGTATAGCTTCTACTTTCATCACTCAGATTTACCAGCTTGGAGCACGGAAGATATCCATAACTGGGCTGCCTCCAATGGGTTGTTTACCTCTGGAAAGAACGACGAATTTAGCATCCGGGGGAGGTTGTATAGAAAAATACAATAACGTGTCCCTAGATTTCAATAAGAAGTTGCAAGTATTGATTGAAACACTGAACAAGGAGCTTTCTGGACTTCAACTGGTGCTCACAGATCCATACGCGATTCTTTATGATATGATTCGAAATCCCCATTCTTTTG GTTTTGAAAAAGTAGCGGTTGCATGTTGTGGAACTGGAATGATTGAGATGAGCTATTTGTGTAATGAACACAATCCCTACACATGTTCAGATGCAAACAAATATGTGTTTTGGGATTCATTCCACCCCACAGAGAAAACAAACGCCATAATAGCAGAGTATGCTGTCCGAACATCTCTCGCTGCATTTTATTAG
- the LOC142527604 gene encoding upstream activation factor subunit UAF30-like gives MKMLPRGMKKAVTDNPKKVADLIDLVNLPSTLREFMGQSQSSQLNCFRHVWSYIKLNNLLDPSNKNIVNCDHKLKNILLGKPNVELTELPMLIRLHFPKQP, from the exons ATGAAAATGTTGCCACGGGGGATGAAGAAGGCTGTTACAGACAATCCTAAGAAGGTTGCGGATCTGATTGACCTTGTAAATCTGCCCTCGACACTGAGAGAATTCATGGGTCAGTCTCAGAGTTCCCAATTGAACTGCTTTAGGCATGTGTGGTCGTATATCAAGCTGAACAATCTTCTG GATCCGAGCAATAAAAACATTGTGAATTGTGATCACAAGCTGAAGAACATTCTGTTGGGCAAGCCTAATGTCGAACTTACTGAACTTCCCATGTTGATCCGGTTGCATTTCCCAAAGCAGCCATAG